Proteins encoded by one window of Porphyrobacter sp. YT40:
- a CDS encoding DUF2147 domain-containing protein yields MMARLALCITLLLAGMAPASAAEPVAGRWLTAEKDAVIVIAPCGKALCGTIEKFLVAPPQGNDQRDVNNPDPAKRKRRLLGSAILSSFTADGDLWRGQIYDPKSGKSYRSVIRRKGANALEVKGCIGPFCQTQVWKRVV; encoded by the coding sequence ATGATGGCGCGTCTGGCCCTGTGCATTACCCTTCTCCTTGCGGGCATGGCGCCCGCCAGCGCCGCCGAACCGGTCGCAGGCCGCTGGCTCACCGCCGAAAAGGACGCCGTGATCGTGATCGCCCCCTGCGGCAAGGCGCTGTGCGGCACGATCGAGAAGTTTCTCGTCGCTCCGCCGCAGGGCAATGACCAGCGCGACGTCAACAATCCCGACCCCGCCAAGCGCAAGCGGCGGCTGCTGGGCAGCGCGATTCTGTCGTCCTTCACCGCCGACGGCGACTTGTGGCGCGGCCAGATCTACGATCCCAAAAGCGGCAAGAGCTACCGCTCGGTAATCCGCCGCAAGGGCGCGAACGCGCTCGAGGTGAAGGGCTGCATCGGCCCCTTCTGCCAGACGCAGGTGTGGAAGCGGGTGGTTTAG
- a CDS encoding ABC transporter permease/substrate-binding protein, which yields MGDIWDILPGLGDKLAAHVVLSASAIGLAMLIALPMAVWASRSKTVSRLALSLASLVQTIPALALLALFFPLLLSLRSVFGEGLPTLGFLPALLALTLYALLPILRNAVTAQANLDPEILEAADGVGMTKWQKLVLVEAPLSAPFIMAGIRTASVWTIGAATLATTIGQPSLGDPIFAGLQTQNWALVLAGCLASAGLALAADNLLWVIEVGLARRKRWMTFGGIAVVALGILAALWAQGAGSSEERRIVIASKQFSEQYILAQLIGARLEAAGYAVEYRDGLGSAVVHSAVANSSIDISVDYTGTIWTNYLNRADNPGREAMYETIRDWEWRENGVKVLGRLGFENAYAFAMREDRARALGVASLADLAAVAPRLTVGGDPEFFERPEWIAVKDAYGLNFARNRNFAPTFMYNALQSGEADVISAYTSDGRIAADRLEVLEDPKGALPSYDAMLMLSPRIAGDEGVIAALEPLIGAISVEAMREANLAVDREDAQKMTPKAAAAALAKRAGLKP from the coding sequence ATGGGCGATATCTGGGACATCCTTCCCGGCCTCGGCGACAAGCTGGCGGCGCACGTGGTGCTCTCGGCCAGCGCGATCGGGCTCGCCATGCTGATCGCCTTGCCGATGGCGGTGTGGGCGAGCCGTTCGAAGACGGTGTCGCGGCTCGCGCTGAGCCTTGCGAGCCTCGTCCAGACCATCCCCGCGCTGGCACTGCTGGCGCTGTTCTTCCCGCTGCTGCTGTCGCTGCGCAGCGTGTTCGGCGAGGGCCTGCCGACGCTCGGTTTCCTCCCCGCGCTGCTGGCGCTGACACTCTATGCGCTGCTGCCGATCCTGCGCAACGCCGTGACCGCGCAGGCCAATCTCGACCCCGAGATCCTCGAAGCCGCCGATGGCGTGGGCATGACGAAGTGGCAGAAGCTGGTGCTGGTCGAAGCGCCGCTCTCGGCCCCCTTCATCATGGCCGGCATCCGCACCGCGAGCGTGTGGACGATCGGCGCGGCGACGCTCGCCACCACCATCGGCCAGCCGAGCCTCGGCGATCCGATCTTTGCGGGCCTGCAAACGCAGAACTGGGCGCTGGTGCTCGCCGGGTGTCTGGCGAGCGCGGGGCTGGCGCTGGCGGCGGATAACCTGCTGTGGGTGATCGAGGTCGGCCTTGCCCGCCGCAAGCGCTGGATGACCTTCGGCGGCATCGCGGTCGTCGCCCTCGGCATCCTCGCAGCGCTGTGGGCGCAGGGCGCAGGCAGCAGCGAGGAGCGCCGCATCGTCATCGCCTCAAAGCAGTTTTCCGAGCAATATATTCTCGCCCAGCTGATCGGCGCGCGGCTGGAAGCGGCAGGCTATGCGGTCGAATATCGCGACGGGCTGGGCAGCGCAGTGGTGCATTCGGCGGTCGCCAATTCGAGCATCGACATCTCGGTCGACTACACCGGCACGATCTGGACGAATTACCTGAACCGCGCAGACAATCCGGGCCGCGAGGCGATGTACGAGACGATCCGCGACTGGGAATGGCGCGAGAACGGGGTGAAGGTGCTCGGCCGACTGGGGTTCGAGAACGCCTATGCCTTCGCCATGCGCGAAGACCGCGCGCGCGCATTGGGCGTCGCCAGCCTCGCCGATCTCGCCGCGGTCGCGCCGCGCCTGACCGTGGGCGGCGACCCCGAATTCTTCGAGCGGCCCGAGTGGATCGCGGTCAAGGACGCCTATGGCCTCAATTTCGCGCGCAACCGCAATTTCGCGCCGACCTTCATGTATAACGCGCTCCAATCGGGCGAGGCCGACGTGATCAGCGCCTATACCTCGGACGGGCGGATCGCGGCGGACCGGCTGGAGGTGCTCGAAGATCCCAAGGGCGCGCTGCCGAGTTATGATGCGATGCTGATGCTCTCCCCCCGCATCGCCGGGGACGAAGGCGTGATCGCCGCGCTCGAACCGCTGATCGGCGCCATCAGCGTCGAGGCGATGCGCGAAGCGAACCTGGCGGTCGACCGCGAGGACGCGCAGAAGATGACGCCCAAAGCAGCGGCGGCGGCGTTGGCGAAGCGGGCTGGGCTGAAACCCTAA